TAGCAGCATCACTTACTCTTTTTTCTTTTCCCCTCTCATTTTTACCTTTAGAGTAGGCTTTTGCTAAATTAAATTCTTCTTCTAGTTTTAAAAGAGGCGTTTTAGAAATTTCTTTTAAATAAGCTGCAAATGCAGTGTAAGCTTTTTGGTTTATATTTGGATCTTTAGTATTAACTTGATTTAAGACATCATTAAGAAACTCTTTTCCAGAGCCATCTCCAACAAGCTCGCTTTCTAGTCTTTCTTGCCCTTGTATATCTGGTATTTCTTCTTCTTCAGTCATTTTAAGTACCTAGACACCAAATAAATACCCATAAACTCAGGTTAAATATACGGGGCCCGCCCTATGAAAGCTTAGTTGTTTATAGATATTTTTTATCTATCTTAGATAAGGCTTTGATAGTACGTTTTAGAGATTAGGTGATAAGTTGTAGGACAAATGTGATAGGTTAACTACTATTTAAACTTAAGAACATAATGCAAGCATCTTGAAAGCTGCCATCATCTTTTCTTACAGCATTAGGTATTGTACCTATGATTTTAAATCCAAGCTTTTTCCAAAGCGTCAGTGCAGCAATGTTTTCTCTAAATACTAAATTAAAAATTATTGCCTTATACCCCAATTCTCTTGCTATGTCAATAGAACATTTCCCAAGGTGAAAACCAATCTTTTGTCCTCTGTATTCTTTCTTTACTATGTAACCACAATTTGCAATATGTGAACACCTTCCAGAGAAATTAGGCTTTATGTAAAACCCGCCAATTATTTCGTTTGTTTCTTTATCCTTACAGATAAGAGCTTTGGAATTCTTAGGGAAAAAATAATTTAAAAATTCTTCAAAGCTAAAAGGAATAGCTTGTGGATAAGAGTTGCCTTCTTTAATAATTTCTAAGAACAGCTCATATAATTCTTTCTTCTCACCTTCATTACAAAAGTCAAAGATAATATTTTTGTTTTGTTTTGATAACAATGAACTTATCATAGATTAATTTTTGTTCTTAAGCAGGTTGTTTGCTATTGTTTTGTGGTTTATCATTGTACAATAAATTCCAAGACTGGAGAAAAAATGAAAAGTGCTGATATTGAAAATCAAATTCCTTGCCTGGTAGAATATGGAATTGTTTATTCAAAAAGAGACATGATTAGAGTTTTAAGAGGTTTAGATCAAGTTGAATACACAGATTTAATTGATAATGTAGTAGTTGCAAATGGTGAAGGATATGTTGCAGAAGTTTATGCTAATTCTTATGACTCAACAATTGTTTTTAACCACCGCTTGCATGTAAATGTAAATAGTTTTGACTTTTTAAAAATCAAATCAAAACCTGATCAAGTAGAACTTATTTCAGGAGACAGAATTATAAAACTTATACCACTTACAAATATTTTAAAAGTAAACCAGGCAGCAATTGAAGAAGAAATAGACGAACAAAGGGCTGCACTTGCAGGTCAGATGGCTTGTGATAATGAAGTTGATTTAGAGTAATTTTCTTTTTCCTTAGCTCTTTTTGCTGCTTCTTCTTGTAATTTTTCTTTAATTTTATCTGCTTCTTGAGTAAGCCTGAAATACTGTTGAAACTTTTTTGTGGTTCTTAAAATGTAAGTGAGTCCTTGAGGTTTTTTAAAAACCAACTCTTGTTCAACAAGTTCATTTATATGTTCATAAGCTCCTGAACCTCTCATATCTATAATTTCTGACTGTAAGACTGGTTCTTTTAAAGCAATTGCAGAAAGAGTTCTCATGGGACCTGGATTTAACTCAAGTGGCATCATCTCGGTTACTATGTTTAAATATTGAGTTTTTACTTGAATAATGTAACCATCATCTGTACTAATTTCTAGTCCTCCATTTCTATCTTCATATTCTTGTATAAGTTGTACAAGTGCTGATTGCACCTCGTCATAAGATGCATTTAACAACTTTGCAATTGCACCTGTTTTTAGTGATGTATCAGTTACAAACAAGATAGCTTCTATTTGTGATTTTAAATCTAATTTTAAGGCGTTGGAAATGTGGGCAGACACCAGGTCTGCCCCTACAGGGTCTGTCCCTACGGTTGTTAATTGCTCATTGCTTGTATCTTTCACTTTGTTATAACCTCAATCACTTTATCTTTAACTTTTTCAATGATGCTTTTTTTCTTTTTAGGTTTTTTCTTCTCTGCTTCTTTAACATCCTCTAAAATTACTCCGCCTTTATATATAAAAACTTCACCATACATTTCTTTTTGCTCAAGAACTACTTTTTGCGAGTGAGCTAGGAATAATAGAGCTAAAAATGGTTTTACTTTATTGTTTAATATTTCAGTTAAAAAACTTAATGTTATGGGTTTTTCATCTGTTAAATGTTCTTGAACAACAGCTTCAACCTTTTCAACAAAATCTTCAACATCATCATCTTGAACAATTTCTAAAATATCTTCTCCCCCATCAAGCGGAGCAATTGTAAATGCTCTCTCAGCTCTAAGCCTTGCTCGAAGAGTTCTTTTCTCTTCTTCTTCTTCAGCTTGCTTGAGAGCAAAAATCAAATCACTAAGTGAAATCTTACGTTTTCTTTGTTGCTTACAAAGTGAACTCCTACTTAAATAACTTTCCAGTCTTGAGATATCCAAATGGAATCCATCTTGACCATGAAGTAAAAGTTCATCTTCTGGGAAAAAGTTTTCTGTTGCTTGGCTTGACATTAGTGTTTCATTTGAGATATTTAAAAGTATGTCTGACTTTAACCGTAAGAGCACACTTGCAAAGAAGATTGCACGTCCAGCATTAAGAAGATTTTCTCTTGGAGTTTTATCTAGAGCTTGTAAGTATTTATTTGTAACTTCAATAATGTCAATATCCCATGGATCAATTTCACCTTTCTCAGCAAGTCCAACAAGTAGCTCTAATCCACCACCTAGGTTTTTAAAGTCAGTTATTTGTTTATTTTGTTCTACTTGTTCCATATTCTCAATTCTCAATTCTCAATTTCCTTATGCTGTCATCAACTCCGGCTCTTCTTTTTTCCTTTGAATATGTTGTACTCCAAGTATTTGACTAAAGCCATCAGTTCTTAGTGTTACCCCAATTGCTTGTGTAGCATTATCAAGCATATGTTTTCTTAAACTGACTACTACAAACTGTGCATTTTGAGATTGCTTTTTTACCATTTGAGCAAGACGTTCAGCATTTAAACTATCTAAAAACATGTCTACTTCATCAAATGCATAAAACGGTGCAGGGGAATATCTTTGTAGTGCAAACATAAAGCTTAGTGCAGTTAGTGATTTTTCTCCACCTGACATTGCTTCAAGACGTTGCATTTTTTTATCTCTTGGCTGAGCTTTAATAATTAACCCTCCAATAAATGGATCTTCAGGATTTTCTAAAAGAAGTTCTCCATGTCCATAAGACAATTCATGGAAAATTTCTTTAAAGTAATTATTTACTCCTTCAAAGGTTTGGAAGAATGTAATCCTTTTTTGTTCATTATAAGAACTAATTTTTTCTGTTATTGCTTCTTTTTCAGTGCTTAAAGCACTTAGTTTTTCTTTTATTTCAACTTGACGATCTGTAACATTGTCATATTCTTCTATAGCTCTCATGTTTACTGGTTCAAGTGCTCGCATTCTTGTTTCTATGCTTTCAATTTGTTTTGTAATTTTTTCAAGATCAATATTTTCTGGGAGGGTGTATTCTTCATGTTGAGTTTGTTCTTGAAGTTTAGTTTTTAAGTCATTAAGGTCTGGTTCTGATTCTCTAAGTTTTAGCTCAATCCCAGTTACTCTTTCAGCAAGTTGATCTATTAATTGTTGCAGTTCACCTTTGTGCTCACCTTTATTAATTAATCCATTAGAGAGTTCATTTCGTTTTATTGTAATCTCACTTAGTCTTTTAACTTCAGATTCAGACTTACTTTCTAGTTTACTAACTTTTTCTTCCAAAGATTTTAATTTAGCTTCATGTTCAGGCAATTCACTTGTTATTCTTTCAATTTCTTTAAGAGAGTTAGTTATTTTTTCTTGGTATTGTTCTTTAGCTTTTAAGTTAAACTCGGCTTCAACTGTAAAACTTTTATAATCTGTTATTAATTCTTGAAGTTTTAATTCATTTTCTTTAATCTTTCCTTCGATTTCCTGGCTGTTTGTTACAAGCTCTTCTAAACTTGAATCTTTAACTCCTGCTGCAATCTTTTGTAATTCTACTTCAAGATTTATAATTTCTTGCTCTTTTTCCTTTACCTTTGAGCTTATCTTTTCCAATTCAGCTGTTTGGTTTTCAATGGTCTCACTAATTTCAGTAACTTTTTCCTTGCTTTCTTCAGAAGTCTTAGTAAGTTTTTTAATTGCTTCAAGCAGTGAGGAATTATTAGCTTCTTCTTTTGCTATTTCAGTTTTTAATGTATCAAATTCTTCTTTTGACTCCTCAATTTGCTTGCTTAGTTCTTCTAAGTCACTCTCAAGTTGAGTTATATACTCTTGTAGAGATTTTATCTCTCTTTGAATTCTTTCTTGTTCTTGTTCACCTGATTGTCCAAAACTTATACTTGACTTTATGTGTGAGCCACCTGTTATTGCACCACTTTTTTCAAGTAAATCCCCAGCTAATGTAACCATTCTGTTTTTGCCAATATTGTTTCTAGCATTATCAAGATTGTCCATTATTAGAGTTTCACTAAGTGCATAATAAAAAGCATTTCTATATTTATTTTCAAACTTAATTAAATCAATTGCAAAACCAATATTTCCTTTTTGGCCTGCTTCAAGTAAAGTAGGTGCTGGCTTTAATTTATTTAAAGGTAAAAATGTTGCTCTGCCAGCATTTGTACTTCTTAAAAGCTCAATGCACTGTGCTGCAATTTCATCATTGTCAACTACTATTGCTTTTAATCTATTTCCTGTTGCAACTTCAATGGCAATTCTATACTTCTCTTCTACAAATGCAAGCTGAGCCAGAGTGCCATGTATACCTTTTATTCCTGAGCTTAAAACTGTCTCAATGGCTTGCCCTAATCCACTTGTTTCTTTTATAACTTGTTTATGAACCTCTAATTTGTCTAATTCTCTTTCAAGCTTTGCTAACTTTTTAGTTCTTTCATTTAACTCTTCTCTTGTCTCTATTTCTTCTGCTTTTAGTTTTGATATGTGTCTTTGGAGTGCAATATGCTTTTGCTCGTATTGATTTAGTTTTGAGTTTTTAAACCCACTGCTTTGTGTTAATTCTTTTAACTCAGCTAAAGACTTCTCAGCTTGTTGTTTAGTTGTGATTAA
This DNA window, taken from Candidatus Melainabacteria bacterium, encodes the following:
- a CDS encoding GNAT family N-acetyltransferase, with translation MISSLLSKQNKNIIFDFCNEGEKKELYELFLEIIKEGNSYPQAIPFSFEEFLNYFFPKNSKALICKDKETNEIIGGFYIKPNFSGRCSHIANCGYIVKKEYRGQKIGFHLGKCSIDIARELGYKAIIFNLVFRENIAALTLWKKLGFKIIGTIPNAVRKDDGSFQDACIMFLSLNSS
- the scpB gene encoding SMC-Scp complex subunit ScpB; this translates as MKDTSNEQLTTVGTDPVGADLVSAHISNALKLDLKSQIEAILFVTDTSLKTGAIAKLLNASYDEVQSALVQLIQEYEDRNGGLEISTDDGYIIQVKTQYLNIVTEMMPLELNPGPMRTLSAIALKEPVLQSEIIDMRGSGAYEHINELVEQELVFKKPQGLTYILRTTKKFQQYFRLTQEADKIKEKLQEEAAKRAKEKENYSKSTSLSQAI
- a CDS encoding segregation/condensation protein A, producing MEQVEQNKQITDFKNLGGGLELLVGLAEKGEIDPWDIDIIEVTNKYLQALDKTPRENLLNAGRAIFFASVLLRLKSDILLNISNETLMSSQATENFFPEDELLLHGQDGFHLDISRLESYLSRSSLCKQQRKRKISLSDLIFALKQAEEEEEKRTLRARLRAERAFTIAPLDGGEDILEIVQDDDVEDFVEKVEAVVQEHLTDEKPITLSFLTEILNNKVKPFLALLFLAHSQKVVLEQKEMYGEVFIYKGGVILEDVKEAEKKKPKKKKSIIEKVKDKVIEVITK
- the smc gene encoding chromosome segregation protein SMC, whose amino-acid sequence is MMLRLKEIEIDNFKSFGKKTVVYLLPGFTTISGPNGSGKSNIIDSILFALGLSTSRTMRAERLPDLINNIAGKKEAEVTIRFTDDKETEIEVSRRIKVKDNGYTSTYYIDGKTCTLTDVHDKLLKFNVSPHGYNVVMQGDVTSLITMSLVERRKIIDELAGVADFDRKIELAQIELQKVQEAVEKENIIMLELDERLKQLESERNEALKYAKLKTALRELEKHCLAARINKLETEYNSLKQENIDLRQKRTDSIIKLGQLNDEIEKDKYTISEIESEIQKITEQNQKQLSSELETVKVEISRTQSAMDFLNKKISDHKDSIENLESEIKVLDKKVSDLEKKKERNKKEQEKIEDEIYKLNQDYLKLQEGLKSKGQSENISTKKILEVQKKINNYKADKEELRTCETRLEEQTFHLKDDLITTKQQAEKSLAELKELTQSSGFKNSKLNQYEQKHIALQRHISKLKAEEIETREELNERTKKLAKLERELDKLEVHKQVIKETSGLGQAIETVLSSGIKGIHGTLAQLAFVEEKYRIAIEVATGNRLKAIVVDNDEIAAQCIELLRSTNAGRATFLPLNKLKPAPTLLEAGQKGNIGFAIDLIKFENKYRNAFYYALSETLIMDNLDNARNNIGKNRMVTLAGDLLEKSGAITGGSHIKSSISFGQSGEQEQERIQREIKSLQEYITQLESDLEELSKQIEESKEEFDTLKTEIAKEEANNSSLLEAIKKLTKTSEESKEKVTEISETIENQTAELEKISSKVKEKEQEIINLEVELQKIAAGVKDSSLEELVTNSQEIEGKIKENELKLQELITDYKSFTVEAEFNLKAKEQYQEKITNSLKEIERITSELPEHEAKLKSLEEKVSKLESKSESEVKRLSEITIKRNELSNGLINKGEHKGELQQLIDQLAERVTGIELKLRESEPDLNDLKTKLQEQTQHEEYTLPENIDLEKITKQIESIETRMRALEPVNMRAIEEYDNVTDRQVEIKEKLSALSTEKEAITEKISSYNEQKRITFFQTFEGVNNYFKEIFHELSYGHGELLLENPEDPFIGGLIIKAQPRDKKMQRLEAMSGGEKSLTALSFMFALQRYSPAPFYAFDEVDMFLDSLNAERLAQMVKKQSQNAQFVVVSLRKHMLDNATQAIGVTLRTDGFSQILGVQHIQRKKEEPELMTA